From Acidimicrobiales bacterium, one genomic window encodes:
- a CDS encoding transglycosylase domain-containing protein, with amino-acid sequence MRRPRRLLLALLVLASLSAACSYETQDFEALFGEDFSVDQLETAQSSRIFDRNGTTITDLRGEQNRTDILFEQIPEVVYNAVVAIEDERFWDHSGVDFKAILRAARSNVNAGGISQGGSTITQQYVGNVFLERSDQTAGRKVEEIFMARRFEQNFSKEFILGRYLNWVYFGNGAYGVEAAAREYFGPPDCARQASLDQADDRDCLKVTELTLVEAATIAGLIQAPGRFNPYDNYEAARDRRDLVLLRMFANDYITEDEYKNALLQPIELVEDIPLLEERYPAAHFVDEVKQWFLGNELFGETREDRARLLFEGGLTIRTTIDLDLQAKAEAAVADVLPDIAADGRKNPDAAVVTLGTTAADDGHVLAMVGGRDFFGDSTYAKLNLATGTGRQAGSSMKPIALAEWLQSGRPVTSMWDAPVRLTIDNPQVCGGPWNVRGGTGGRVSLIRATRSSLNTVFAQVMVAIRPEKFVERAESLGIGEDRIKPVCAAVLGSENVNMLEMATVYSTFSRSGTRVDPVFVTQVVNPDGTLLYEYSPSPQPVLTQSVAHQLTWVLEGVVSGGTGTRAQLADGRTAAGKTGTTQNNVDATFVGFTPQRTTAVWVGFPTEGQIQMTNYFNGGSVQGGTFPAMIFKAVMDLAHEGLPVEAFPAPPPSSTTTTIPLPPQSVTVTMPDLVGRTVDDALYAEMDAARLQLNAFEVVRDDVPEGQIVSQVPAAGLVVPGGTVVSVGIAVAPISSPVPNVIGMTEAVARQALGGDGFLIEVSYETQPEPGDSGVVAGEVWAQDPPGGTERDGIDTVRLKVNPPSEGGDGG; translated from the coding sequence ATGCGCCGCCCACGTCGCCTCCTCCTCGCGCTCTTGGTCCTCGCGTCGCTCTCGGCTGCGTGCAGCTACGAGACGCAGGACTTCGAAGCGCTCTTCGGCGAGGACTTCTCCGTCGACCAGCTCGAGACCGCGCAGTCGTCCCGGATCTTCGACCGCAACGGCACCACCATCACCGACCTCCGCGGCGAACAGAACCGCACCGACATCCTCTTCGAGCAGATCCCCGAGGTCGTCTACAACGCCGTCGTCGCCATCGAGGACGAGCGGTTCTGGGACCACTCCGGCGTCGACTTCAAGGCGATCCTGCGCGCCGCCCGATCCAACGTCAACGCCGGCGGCATCAGCCAGGGCGGGTCCACGATCACCCAGCAGTACGTCGGCAACGTCTTCCTCGAGCGCTCCGACCAGACCGCGGGACGCAAGGTCGAAGAGATCTTCATGGCCCGTCGCTTCGAGCAGAACTTCAGCAAGGAGTTCATCCTCGGGCGCTACCTCAACTGGGTCTACTTCGGCAACGGCGCCTACGGCGTCGAGGCCGCCGCACGCGAGTACTTCGGGCCGCCCGACTGCGCCCGTCAGGCAAGCCTCGACCAGGCCGATGATCGGGACTGCCTGAAGGTCACCGAACTCACCCTCGTGGAGGCCGCCACCATCGCCGGCCTCATCCAGGCACCGGGCCGCTTCAACCCCTACGACAACTACGAAGCCGCCCGCGACCGACGCGACCTGGTCCTCCTGCGCATGTTCGCCAACGACTACATCACCGAAGACGAGTACAAGAACGCCCTGCTCCAGCCGATCGAGCTCGTGGAGGACATCCCGCTGCTCGAGGAGCGTTACCCGGCGGCGCACTTCGTCGACGAGGTGAAGCAATGGTTCCTCGGAAACGAACTGTTCGGGGAGACCCGCGAGGATCGGGCTCGCCTGCTGTTCGAGGGCGGCCTGACGATCCGTACCACCATCGATCTCGACCTCCAGGCGAAGGCGGAAGCCGCAGTGGCCGACGTGCTGCCCGACATCGCCGCCGACGGGCGCAAGAACCCCGATGCCGCAGTGGTGACACTCGGCACGACCGCCGCCGACGACGGCCATGTTCTCGCGATGGTGGGCGGTCGCGACTTCTTCGGCGACAGCACCTACGCCAAACTCAACCTCGCCACAGGCACGGGGCGCCAGGCCGGCTCGTCCATGAAGCCGATCGCGCTCGCCGAGTGGCTCCAGAGTGGGCGGCCGGTCACGAGCATGTGGGACGCTCCGGTCCGGCTCACGATCGACAACCCCCAGGTCTGTGGTGGCCCGTGGAACGTGCGGGGCGGAACCGGCGGACGGGTTTCGCTGATTCGCGCGACCCGTAGCTCGCTCAACACCGTGTTCGCCCAGGTGATGGTGGCGATCCGGCCAGAGAAGTTCGTCGAGCGGGCCGAGTCGCTCGGTATCGGCGAGGACCGGATCAAGCCCGTGTGTGCGGCGGTGCTCGGTAGCGAGAACGTCAACATGCTCGAGATGGCCACTGTGTACTCCACCTTCAGTCGCAGCGGCACGAGGGTCGATCCCGTCTTCGTCACCCAGGTCGTCAATCCCGACGGCACGCTGCTCTACGAGTACTCTCCGTCACCGCAACCGGTGCTGACCCAGAGCGTGGCCCACCAACTGACCTGGGTCCTCGAGGGTGTCGTGAGCGGCGGCACCGGTACCCGAGCCCAGCTGGCCGACGGCCGGACCGCAGCGGGCAAGACCGGCACGACACAGAACAACGTCGATGCGACCTTCGTCGGCTTCACCCCCCAGCGCACGACCGCGGTGTGGGTCGGGTTCCCGACGGAGGGGCAGATCCAGATGACCAACTACTTCAACGGGGGCAGCGTCCAGGGCGGCACGTTCCCGGCGATGATCTTCAAGGCCGTGATGGACCTGGCCCACGAGGGGCTGCCGGTCGAGGCGTTCCCCGCCCCACCACCGAGCTCGACCACCACGACGATCCCCCTGCCACCACAGTCCGTCACGGTGACCATGCCCGACCTCGTCGGTCGTACCGTCGACGACGCGCTCTATGCCGAGATGGATGCGGCGCGGCTACAGCTCAACGCCTTCGAGGTCGTCCGCGACGACGTTCCCGAAGGGCAGATCGTCTCTCAGGTTCCGGCCGCCGGGCTTGTGGTGCCGGGCGGGACCGTGGTCTCGGTGGGCATCGCCGTCGCACCGATCTCCTCGCCGGTACCCAACGTCATCGGAATGACCGAGGCCGTCGCCCGTCAGGCACTCGGCGGCGACGGATTCCTCATCGAGGTCAGCTACGAGACCCAACCCGAACCGGGCGACAGCGGCGTCGTCGCCGGCGAGGTGTGGGCCCAGGATCCGCCTGGGGGCACCGAACGCGACGGCATCGACACGGTCCGCCTGAAGGTCAATCCTCCCTCCGAGGGCGGTGACGGAGGATGA
- a CDS encoding NUDIX hydrolase, with product MSAPSFLQAGDPRLQRSSWLGDAWAAIAPVDHDDLRETRDRMRRLLEERPQPLDRSERPGHLTGSAFVVDASAQRTLMLFHTKLQIWVQPGGHADGDANLPAVALREAQEETGIDGLRIWPIALDLDIHRVDPPNEDAHDHFDVRFLVIAPDDAVLAANHESQDQRWVRADQLAALGVDEGLQRMARRGFALAGRQLAG from the coding sequence ATGTCCGCGCCCTCGTTTCTCCAGGCCGGTGACCCTCGCCTGCAACGGTCGTCATGGCTCGGCGACGCGTGGGCCGCCATCGCTCCGGTCGACCACGACGACCTCCGCGAGACCCGCGACCGCATGCGGCGACTGCTCGAGGAACGGCCCCAACCCCTGGATCGCTCCGAGCGCCCGGGTCACCTGACCGGGAGTGCATTCGTCGTCGACGCGTCGGCACAACGCACGCTGATGCTCTTCCACACGAAGTTGCAGATCTGGGTGCAACCGGGCGGCCACGCCGATGGTGATGCGAACCTCCCCGCGGTCGCGCTGCGCGAGGCTCAGGAGGAGACAGGGATCGATGGTCTGCGCATCTGGCCGATCGCGCTCGATCTCGACATCCATCGGGTCGACCCGCCGAACGAGGACGCCCACGACCACTTCGACGTTCGCTTCCTGGTGATCGCCCCCGACGACGCGGTGCTCGCAGCCAACCACGAGTCGCAGGATCAACGATGGGTTCGGGCCGACCAACTCGCGGCGCTCGGCGTCGACGAAGGATTGCAGCGCATGGCTCGCCGCGGATTCGCGCTCGCCGGTCGGCAACTCGCCGGCTAG
- a CDS encoding DNA-3-methyladenine glycosylase, translated as MSRRLGRRFFARPTLEVAPDLLNKVLVAPGVAGRIVEVEAYRGSDDPGSHAYRGVTPRTEVMFGPPGHLYVYFTYGMHWCANVVTDRSGVSGAVLLRAVTPLRGVPRMRLRRPAARRDRDLANGPAKLAQAFGIGGQHDGADLVRADHGVSIRDDGTPPPDRPAVGTRIGLSQGIDLPWRFAVPGVAEVSRPVPGR; from the coding sequence ATGAGCCGACGGCTCGGTCGGCGGTTCTTCGCCCGACCGACGCTCGAAGTCGCCCCCGACCTGCTCAACAAGGTGCTCGTGGCGCCGGGTGTCGCCGGCCGCATCGTGGAGGTCGAGGCGTATCGGGGAAGCGATGACCCGGGTTCCCACGCCTACCGCGGTGTCACACCCCGCACCGAGGTCATGTTCGGTCCGCCCGGGCACCTCTACGTCTACTTCACCTACGGGATGCACTGGTGTGCGAACGTGGTCACCGATCGGTCGGGTGTTTCCGGCGCAGTGCTGCTCCGGGCAGTCACGCCGCTGCGGGGCGTCCCGCGCATGCGACTGCGTCGCCCCGCCGCCCGGCGCGACCGCGATCTCGCCAACGGCCCGGCGAAACTCGCGCAGGCGTTCGGGATCGGCGGACAGCACGATGGCGCCGATCTGGTGCGAGCTGACCACGGGGTGTCGATTCGTGACGACGGCACACCGCCTCCGGACCGTCCCGCGGTGGGTACGCGGATCGGATTGTCGCAGGGGATCGATCTCCCGTGGCGCTTCGCCGTGCCCGGCGTGGCGGAGGTGAGCCGTCCCGTGCCGGGCCGATAG
- the argH gene encoding argininosuccinate lyase, producing the protein MSARGQLWHGRFEGGPSEALQALNDSLPFDRRMFREDIAGSRAHVRMLADVGLFDAGERDAVLDALDAVEAEMSDGSFVFVASDEDIHTAVERRVTELAPAGGKLHTGRSRNDQVATDLRLWTKSAIDEVVSLVERLQRTLLAQAEAAGDAYLPGYTHLQQAQPVALAHHLLAHGWALSRDVSRLRDARARLDVSPLGAGALAGSSLPLDPSITAAELGFAAVFDNSLDAVSDRDFVAETLFALALLGVHLSRMGEEFILWASTEFGFVELDDAFSTGSSMMPQKKNPDIAELARGKAGRLIGHLTGLLTTIKGLPLTYNKDLQEDKEPLFDSVDTVRLTLLALDGMVASTSFRTERMEEAASSPFAAATDLAEWLVAQGMPFRSAHAVVGELVRKALAGEGSLEDLVAAHDDLGPDAAALLAPGVSVTRRTTHGGGSPAAVADQLRRFRAHLGG; encoded by the coding sequence GTGTCCGCACGTGGCCAGCTCTGGCACGGGCGCTTCGAGGGCGGGCCCTCCGAGGCGCTCCAGGCGCTCAACGACTCCCTGCCGTTCGATCGTCGGATGTTCCGTGAGGACATCGCCGGTTCGCGCGCCCACGTCAGGATGCTGGCCGATGTCGGGCTGTTCGACGCCGGGGAACGTGATGCGGTGCTCGACGCACTCGATGCGGTCGAGGCCGAGATGTCCGACGGCTCCTTCGTGTTCGTCGCCAGCGACGAAGACATCCACACCGCGGTCGAGCGGCGGGTCACCGAACTCGCACCCGCGGGCGGCAAGCTCCACACCGGGAGGAGTCGCAACGACCAGGTGGCCACCGATCTGCGCCTCTGGACCAAGTCGGCGATCGACGAGGTCGTTTCGCTGGTCGAGCGCCTCCAACGGACGTTGCTCGCCCAGGCCGAGGCCGCAGGCGACGCCTACCTCCCCGGCTACACCCATCTGCAGCAGGCCCAACCCGTGGCCTTGGCCCATCATCTCCTGGCCCACGGCTGGGCGCTCTCCCGCGACGTCTCGCGCCTGCGTGACGCGCGGGCGCGCCTCGACGTGTCGCCGTTGGGCGCCGGCGCGCTCGCCGGGTCGTCGTTGCCGCTCGATCCGTCGATCACGGCCGCCGAACTCGGCTTCGCCGCCGTGTTCGACAACTCGCTCGATGCGGTCAGCGATCGCGACTTCGTGGCCGAGACGCTCTTCGCCCTGGCCCTCCTGGGTGTGCACCTGAGTCGGATGGGGGAGGAGTTCATCTTGTGGGCATCCACCGAGTTCGGCTTCGTCGAGCTCGACGATGCATTCTCCACCGGGTCCTCGATGATGCCGCAGAAGAAGAACCCCGACATCGCCGAACTCGCTCGGGGGAAGGCCGGCCGTCTGATCGGCCACCTCACGGGATTGCTCACGACCATCAAGGGTCTGCCCCTCACCTACAACAAGGATCTCCAGGAGGACAAGGAACCGCTGTTCGACTCGGTCGACACGGTCCGTCTCACCCTGCTCGCGCTCGACGGCATGGTGGCGTCCACCAGCTTCCGGACCGAGCGGATGGAGGAGGCGGCTTCGTCGCCGTTCGCAGCGGCAACCGACCTCGCCGAGTGGCTGGTGGCCCAGGGAATGCCCTTCCGGAGCGCCCACGCCGTGGTCGGCGAGCTGGTGCGCAAGGCACTCGCCGGTGAGGGATCGCTCGAGGATCTGGTCGCGGCCCACGACGACCTCGGACCAGACGCCGCGGCGCTGCTCGCCCCCGGGGTGTCGGTCACCCGGCGGACCACCCACGGCGGCGGATCTCCGGCTGCCGTCGCCGATCAGCTCCGACGTTTCCGCGCCCATCTCGGCGGATGA
- a CDS encoding argininosuccinate synthase, with protein sequence MKVVLAYSGGLDTSIILRWLQETYDAEVITFTADLGQGEEVEPARAKALQMGVPEEHIHIEDVREEFVRDFVFPMFRANTVYEGEYLLGTSIARPLIAKRLVEIAAEHDADAISHGATGKGNDQVRFELGAYALSPDIKVIAPWREWDLGSRESLMNYAAEHDIPIEMKRGKKSPFSMDANLLHISFEGGPLEDPFTEPPAEMWRWSVSPEMAPNEATYLDLTYEKGDIVAIDGNAMSPAEVLTELNRVGGANGVGRLDIVENRYVGMKSRGAYETPGGTIMLRAHRAIESITLDREVAHLKDSLMPKYAELIYNGFWWSPEREMLQVAIDHSQQYVNGDVRVRLYKGNVGIAGRKSDDSLFDEKIATFEEDGGAYDQADAEGFIKLNALRLRNLARKRG encoded by the coding sequence ATGAAGGTTGTTCTCGCCTACAGCGGCGGTCTCGACACCTCGATCATCCTGCGCTGGCTCCAGGAGACCTACGACGCGGAAGTGATCACGTTCACGGCCGACCTCGGCCAGGGCGAAGAGGTCGAGCCGGCCCGGGCCAAGGCGCTCCAGATGGGAGTGCCCGAAGAGCACATCCACATCGAGGACGTGCGCGAGGAGTTCGTGCGCGACTTCGTGTTCCCGATGTTTCGGGCCAACACCGTCTACGAGGGCGAATACCTGCTCGGCACCTCGATCGCCCGCCCGCTCATCGCCAAGCGCCTCGTCGAGATCGCGGCCGAGCACGACGCCGACGCGATCAGTCACGGCGCCACCGGCAAGGGCAACGACCAGGTCCGTTTCGAGCTCGGGGCCTACGCACTGTCGCCCGACATCAAGGTGATCGCCCCGTGGCGTGAGTGGGATCTCGGCTCGCGCGAGTCCTTGATGAACTACGCCGCCGAGCACGACATCCCTATCGAGATGAAGCGGGGCAAGAAGTCGCCGTTCTCGATGGACGCCAACCTGCTCCACATCTCGTTCGAAGGGGGCCCGCTCGAGGATCCCTTCACCGAGCCGCCGGCGGAGATGTGGCGCTGGTCGGTGAGCCCGGAGATGGCACCCAACGAGGCGACCTACCTCGATCTCACGTATGAGAAGGGCGACATCGTCGCCATCGACGGCAACGCGATGTCGCCGGCCGAGGTGCTCACCGAACTCAACCGGGTGGGCGGGGCCAATGGGGTCGGCCGGCTCGACATCGTCGAGAACCGCTATGTCGGCATGAAGAGTCGTGGCGCCTACGAGACCCCCGGCGGCACGATCATGCTCCGGGCCCATCGCGCCATCGAGTCGATCACCCTCGATCGCGAGGTCGCGCATCTCAAGGACTCGTTGATGCCGAAGTACGCCGAGCTGATCTACAACGGTTTCTGGTGGAGCCCCGAGCGCGAGATGCTCCAGGTGGCGATCGACCACAGCCAGCAGTACGTCAACGGCGACGTGCGGGTCCGCCTCTACAAGGGCAACGTCGGCATCGCCGGCCGCAAGTCCGACGACTCGCTGTTCGACGAGAAGATCGCCACGTTCGAAGAGGACGGCGGCGCCTACGACCAGGCCGACGCCGAGGGCTTCATCAAGCTCAATGCACTGCGCCTGCGGAACCTCGCGCGAAAGCGCGGCTGA
- the argR gene encoding arginine repressor, with translation MSKARRQHRISSLLEEQSVTSQTQLVELLEAEDIVATQATVSRDLDDLGAIKVRVPGGETVYAIPEHPVDRIAPHDHLRRVMGDWVADVASSGNIVMLRTPPGSAHVVASALDRAGIEDILGTVAGDDTLLVVAAESISGTDLAVRLRDLAGL, from the coding sequence ATGAGCAAGGCACGCCGCCAGCACCGCATCTCGTCGCTCCTCGAGGAGCAGTCGGTGACCAGCCAGACCCAGCTGGTCGAGCTTCTCGAGGCGGAGGACATCGTCGCCACCCAGGCGACGGTCTCGCGCGACCTCGACGATCTCGGCGCGATCAAGGTACGGGTGCCCGGTGGGGAAACCGTCTACGCCATCCCGGAGCACCCGGTCGACCGGATCGCGCCGCACGACCACCTCCGGCGAGTGATGGGCGACTGGGTCGCCGACGTCGCGTCGTCGGGCAACATCGTCATGCTCCGCACCCCTCCGGGCTCGGCTCATGTCGTCGCGTCGGCGCTCGATCGTGCGGGCATCGAGGACATCCTCGGTACCGTCGCGGGTGACGACACCCTGCTCGTGGTCGCCGCCGAATCCATCAGCGGCACCGATCTGGCCGTTCGTCTCCGCGATCTGGCCGGGCTCTAG
- the argF gene encoding ornithine carbamoyltransferase: protein MRHFLEVDDLSSNELARVLDLATLPDPPRLLAGKGMALIFEKPSARTRNSMEMAVVQLGGHPVYIQGEEVGLDTRESVEDVTNAMAGFHAAIGARVFDHGVVERMAKVDRAPVVNLLSDQGHPMQALADLLTMRREFGALEGRTVAYVGDANNVARSLAIGAALSGMQFRIASPGGYTFSETDLDRIRVSGEPQIFDRPEDAVAGADAVYADTWTSMGQEAEAEQRRRDFEGFQIDERLMALGSAGAIFLHCLPAHRGEEVVDGVLDGERSRIWVQAANRMHAARGLLAWLMGEGQGG from the coding sequence ATGCGTCACTTCCTCGAAGTCGACGACCTGTCGTCGAACGAACTCGCCCGTGTGCTCGACCTCGCGACGCTTCCCGACCCACCGCGCCTGCTGGCCGGCAAGGGTATGGCGCTGATCTTCGAGAAGCCGTCGGCCCGTACCCGCAACTCGATGGAGATGGCGGTCGTGCAGCTCGGTGGTCATCCGGTCTACATCCAGGGCGAGGAGGTGGGCCTCGACACCCGAGAATCGGTCGAGGACGTCACCAACGCCATGGCCGGGTTCCACGCGGCGATCGGGGCCCGTGTCTTCGACCACGGGGTCGTGGAGCGCATGGCGAAGGTCGATCGGGCACCCGTGGTCAACCTGCTGAGCGATCAAGGGCATCCCATGCAGGCCCTCGCCGATCTCCTCACCATGCGTCGCGAGTTCGGGGCCCTCGAGGGTCGCACGGTGGCGTATGTGGGCGACGCCAACAACGTCGCCCGCTCGCTCGCGATCGGCGCGGCGCTCTCCGGCATGCAGTTCCGGATCGCCAGTCCCGGCGGCTACACGTTCTCCGAGACCGACCTCGACCGGATCCGGGTCAGCGGCGAACCCCAGATCTTCGATCGCCCCGAGGACGCGGTTGCCGGCGCCGATGCCGTCTACGCCGACACCTGGACCTCGATGGGGCAGGAGGCCGAGGCCGAACAGCGCCGTCGCGACTTCGAGGGGTTCCAGATCGACGAGCGGCTGATGGCCCTGGGATCGGCCGGTGCCATCTTCCTGCACTGCCTGCCCGCCCACCGGGGTGAGGAGGTCGTCGACGGTGTGCTCGACGGCGAGCGGAGCCGTATCTGGGTGCAGGCCGCCAACCGCATGCACGCCGCCCGTGGTCTCCTGGCGTGGCTGATGGGGGAGGGGCAGGGCGGATGA
- a CDS encoding aminotransferase class III-fold pyridoxal phosphate-dependent enzyme produces the protein MTAEQAAAWGATGDHSPLMNNYGSPSRLFVKGSGAELWDREGTRHLDFLCGLAVTSLGHADPVVTEAIATQAATLTHTSNLFANEHQAPVAEKISELIDAGPGQVLFQNSGAEANEAAIKIARKYQGRGRHVVVSAMRSFHGRTLAALAATGQPEKHEPFQPMPEGFRHVAWNDLGELERALSPEVGAILLEPVQGEGGVNPADPEYLRGVRAICDERGILLMLDEVQTGFARTGEWFGFQHAGVRPDVVALAKGIANGMPVGAIWARDEVAASFGPGDHGSTYAGQALALAAARATIGRYEELDAPALVRDRETVVRARLAEVDGIDHVRGSGLLLGIELTPEALAGRTGAEIARACLDRGLILNGITPTALRIAPPFIVSDEQIDEAVGIIAAVLSTPPEAE, from the coding sequence ATGACCGCCGAGCAGGCTGCCGCGTGGGGAGCGACGGGCGATCACAGCCCGCTGATGAACAACTACGGGTCGCCGTCGAGGCTGTTCGTGAAGGGCAGTGGGGCGGAACTCTGGGATCGCGAGGGCACGCGTCATCTCGACTTCCTGTGCGGCCTCGCCGTGACCTCGCTGGGCCACGCCGATCCGGTGGTCACCGAGGCGATCGCGACCCAGGCGGCCACGCTCACCCACACCTCGAACCTGTTCGCCAACGAGCATCAGGCGCCCGTGGCCGAGAAGATCTCCGAACTCATCGATGCCGGTCCCGGTCAGGTGCTCTTCCAGAACTCGGGGGCGGAGGCCAACGAGGCCGCGATCAAGATCGCCCGTAAGTACCAGGGGCGCGGCCGTCATGTCGTGGTGAGCGCCATGCGCTCGTTCCACGGCCGCACCCTCGCGGCCCTCGCCGCGACCGGTCAGCCCGAGAAGCACGAGCCGTTCCAGCCGATGCCCGAGGGATTCCGTCACGTGGCATGGAACGACCTCGGTGAGCTGGAACGGGCGCTGAGTCCCGAAGTCGGCGCGATCCTCCTCGAACCGGTGCAGGGAGAGGGCGGCGTCAATCCCGCCGACCCCGAGTACCTCCGTGGCGTGCGGGCCATCTGCGACGAGCGGGGCATCTTGTTGATGCTCGACGAAGTGCAGACCGGGTTCGCCCGTACCGGTGAGTGGTTCGGGTTCCAGCACGCGGGTGTGCGGCCCGATGTCGTCGCGCTGGCGAAGGGCATCGCGAACGGCATGCCCGTCGGGGCGATCTGGGCGCGTGACGAGGTCGCGGCATCGTTCGGACCCGGCGACCACGGATCCACCTACGCCGGTCAGGCGCTCGCCCTCGCCGCGGCGAGGGCGACCATCGGCCGCTACGAGGAGCTCGACGCGCCGGCGCTCGTTCGCGACCGCGAGACGGTGGTGCGGGCTCGGCTCGCCGAGGTCGACGGCATCGACCATGTGCGCGGCAGCGGCCTGCTGCTCGGCATCGAGCTGACCCCCGAAGCGCTCGCCGGTCGTACCGGAGCCGAGATCGCCCGTGCCTGTCTCGACCGCGGCCTGATCCTCAACGGGATCACACCGACCGCACTGCGGATCGCTCCGCCCTTCATCGTGTCCGACGAACAGATCGACGAGGCCGTCGGCATCATCGCCGCCGTCCTCTCCACACCCCCGGAGGCCGAGTGA
- the argJ gene encoding bifunctional glutamate N-acetyltransferase/amino-acid acetyltransferase ArgJ: protein MTDISPLAPASFPDLPPIAGLRLATHEAGIRYAKRADLFLAEMVEGTTVAGAFTKSLCPSAPVDWCRRILAAGDGTARAVVCNSGNANAFTGKAGDTAAALTAELVGAALGIDPERIYLASTGVIGETLPEDALRSGLPALAGKLDGSNAETWRDAAGAIRTTDTFSKAAFRSVPGTGAHVVGIAKGSGMIAPDMATMLGFVFTDLAVAPDVLQHALSASVAASFNRITVDSDTSTSDTVLLFATGQVDHALASVEDQRFGRFQAALDAVLLDLAHQIVRDGEGATKFVEVEVTGAASDDAAETIAFAIGNSPLVKTALAAEDANWGRIVMAVGKAGQAANRDELAIWIGPEQVAAHGVQVAGYSEARATAHLQGDEVRIVVDVGVGNGSATIWTCDLTHGYIDINAGYRS from the coding sequence ATGACCGACATCTCCCCGCTCGCGCCGGCATCGTTCCCCGATCTCCCTCCGATCGCCGGGCTCCGGCTCGCGACCCACGAGGCCGGCATCCGCTACGCGAAGCGAGCCGACTTGTTCCTCGCCGAGATGGTGGAGGGGACAACGGTGGCCGGCGCGTTCACCAAGAGCCTGTGCCCGAGCGCTCCGGTCGACTGGTGTCGGCGGATCCTCGCCGCCGGTGACGGCACCGCCCGCGCGGTGGTGTGCAACAGCGGCAACGCCAACGCGTTCACGGGGAAGGCGGGCGACACCGCTGCTGCGCTGACCGCGGAACTGGTCGGTGCGGCGCTCGGAATCGATCCCGAGCGGATCTATCTGGCATCGACCGGCGTCATCGGCGAGACACTGCCGGAGGACGCGCTGCGATCCGGCCTTCCCGCCCTGGCCGGGAAGCTCGACGGCTCGAACGCCGAGACCTGGCGTGATGCCGCAGGGGCGATCCGCACGACCGACACCTTCTCCAAGGCGGCATTCCGGTCGGTCCCCGGGACCGGCGCCCACGTCGTCGGTATCGCCAAGGGCAGCGGGATGATCGCCCCCGACATGGCGACCATGCTCGGCTTCGTGTTCACCGACCTGGCTGTCGCCCCCGATGTCCTCCAACACGCCCTGTCGGCGTCGGTGGCCGCCTCGTTCAACCGGATCACCGTCGACAGCGACACATCGACGAGCGACACCGTGCTGCTCTTCGCCACCGGCCAGGTCGACCACGCACTCGCGAGCGTCGAGGACCAACGCTTCGGCCGCTTCCAGGCCGCGCTCGACGCGGTGCTGCTCGATCTCGCCCACCAGATCGTGCGCGACGGCGAAGGAGCCACGAAGTTCGTGGAGGTCGAGGTGACCGGTGCCGCGTCCGACGATGCCGCCGAGACCATCGCGTTCGCCATCGGCAACTCACCGCTGGTCAAGACCGCGCTCGCGGCCGAGGACGCCAACTGGGGTCGCATCGTCATGGCCGTCGGAAAGGCGGGCCAGGCGGCGAACCGCGACGAACTCGCCATCTGGATCGGTCCCGAGCAGGTGGCTGCGCACGGTGTGCAGGTCGCCGGCTACTCCGAGGCGCGGGCCACCGCCCACTTGCAGGGCGACGAGGTGCGCATCGTGGTCGATGTCGGCGTCGGCAACGGATCGGCCACCATCTGGACCTGCGACCTCACCCACGGCTACATCGACATCAATGCGGGGTACCGCTCATGA